The following proteins come from a genomic window of Phycodurus eques isolate BA_2022a chromosome 9, UOR_Pequ_1.1, whole genome shotgun sequence:
- the eda gene encoding ectodysplasin-A: MMARDVLTVDAFTGKAMPRGEPCTCSANCRSRSSSVVFLGLFLLSLSLHAVTLVCYLDLRSEVKREIIHQKRDSTLTLAGSDSGNAASVVLPPEPPRFDPSTSLSADDPEEKLLHRNSDTPATEDNTGITQREKRSPGKQPETESTGKEKRKEKKKGKKRPISGPPGPPGPPGPQGPPGIPGIPGIPGSNAVGPTGPPGPPGPQGPPGAQGPAGVPDRMKTKEFQPAVVHLQGQETTIQVREDLSEGILRNWKMVSIHHRVFKMHSRSGELEVLLDGVYFIYSQVEVYYLNFTDIASYEVMVDSNPFLRCTCSIETGQRKFNTCYTAGVSLLRAGQRISIRIVYEDTLISMTNHTTFLGSVRLGEVPSAGQN, translated from the exons ATGATGGCACGCGATGTTCTAACCGTGGACGCTTTCACGGGCAAAGCGATGCCCAGAGGCGAGCCGTGTACATGCAGCGCCAACTGCCGGAGTCGGAGCAGCAGTGTCGTCTTCCTCGGATTATTCCTGCTGTCGCTCTCCCTGCACGCGGTCACGCTCGTCTGCTACTTGGACCTGCGTTCGGAGGTCAAAAGGGAAATAATCCACCAGAAACGAGACTCCACGCTGACACTAGCGGGGAGCGACTCGGGCAACGCGGCGTCCGTGGTACTCCCGCCCGAACCCCCGCGATTCGACCCCAGCACCAGCCTCTCAGCAGATGATCCCGAG GAGAAATTACTGCACAGAAATAGTGACACCCCTGCCACAGAAGATAACACGGGCATAACTCAAAGGGAGAAAAGAAGTCCCGGCAAGCAGCCAGAAACAG aatcaacaggaaaggaaaaaaggaaagagaagaaaaaag GCAAGAAAAGACCAATATCAGGCCCTCCTGGTCCTCCCGGTCCCCCAGGTCCCCAGGGGCCTCCGGGAATTCCTGGAATCCCTGGCATCCCAGGAAGTAATGCTGTGGGTCCTACAGGACCTCCTGGCCCCCCTGGACCACAGGGGCCTCCAGGTGCTCAAGGCCCAGCAG GAGTTCCTGATAGgatgaaaacaaaagaattcCAG CCCGCTGTGGTCCATTTGCAAGGGCAGGAAACAACCATCCAAGTAAGAGAAG ATCTTTCTGAAGGTATCCTCAGGAACTGGAAGATGGTGTCCATCCATCACCGTGTGTTTAAAATGCACTCTCGCTCTGGAGAGCTAGAGGTGCTGTTGGACGGTGTCTACTTCATATATAGTCAGGTAGAA GTGTACTACCTCAACTTCACAGACATCGCCAGCTACGAAGTGATGGTGGATTCCAACCCGTTTCTCCGCTGCACCTGCAGCATTGAGACAGGCCAGCGCAAGTTCAACACCTGCTACACAGCTGGGGTGAGCCTGCTACGTGCGGGCCAGCGAATATCCATTCGCATAGTGTATGAAGACACGCTCATCAGTATGACCAACCACACCACTTTTCTGGGAAGTGTCAGACTTGGAGAGGTGCCATCTGCTGGACAGAACTGA
- the LOC133407738 gene encoding transforming growth factor beta activator LRRC32-like, with protein sequence MVKHTFANLLLWSLGHALYATGKMDDGAKEQSWRNQNLDSVPLDLDVGLRSLDLSNNFIRQLRKLDLPYLEQLDLSSNQLELISEGALGDLALLEKLNLSINALNNNLDRNSKGLQSIGGLKSLDISLNSLGDEAVKLYLQNKSSLEQLKMSGNSLTWLTHYLFKESEGLRSIIIDNNLISAIDRGTFEPLEKLEKLNLAKNNLAHICDFKLQRVKYLNLSRNSIEFFIAVEDNHMYSLEILDLSHNKLLYFPILPKFNQLKYLYLNHNLLGTLNSEASMVLEANSLYNDVVKQGDLIIGKNNLHSTWRLMPLSYIDLSYNHFTSFPLETLSLLSSLEGLDFGFNCVQNLTWNVRHDSASEYYRQLYFPSLKYLNMQSNGLVSVSPLFFQALTQVETINLQDNSVQPCAPVGQVHSSSSPQQLNLNSSCVAFGKLRTLKHLSLEDNNIRILHANAFQKSALVSLNLARNSHMVMQAGALEDIKETLQSLTISELNMTNSELFLPCMPMLMHLNISNNNLNVLPNSLSCSPLREFNIRNNAFVSFNYTLILAISAHLRVMHIHGNYFTCCDSQWLSTLNNSRIKMPDITHTECFIGDSSILINEYLNNSSVYCSLHIKGIHIGQIIIVVLFVTVLITVLTMVTRKICCLKKSFIV encoded by the exons ATGgtcaaacacacatttgctaaTCTACTACTATGGTCACTAGGCCATGCGCTCTACGCAACtgggaaaatggatgatggTGCAAAG gaGCAATCTTGGAGAAACCAGAACCTTGATTCTGTCCCTCTGGATTTGGATGTCGGGCTGAGGAGTCTCGACCTATCCAATAATTTCATCAGACAGCTGCGGAAACTTGATTTGCCATATTTGGAGCAGCTGGACTTGAGCAGCAACCAGCTGGAGCTCATCTCGGAAGGAGCTCTTGGAGACCTGGCTCTACTTGAGAAGTTGAATTTGTCGATAAATGCACTGAACAACAACCTTGACAGGAACAGCAAAGGCCTCCAATCCATTGGTGGACTGAAGAGTTTGGACATATCCCTGAACAGTTTGGGGGATGAAGCGGTGAAACTGTATCTACAAAACAAATCTTCACTGGAGCAACTTAAGATGAGTGGGAATTCTTTAACATGGCTCACACACTACTTGTTCAAAGAGAGTGAAGGTCTAAGAAGCATTATTATTGATAACAATCTGATATCAGCAATTGATAGAGGAACATTTGAACCACTGGAAAAACTAGAGAAGCTTAACCTGGCCAAAAATAACCTTGCTCATATATGTGACTTTAAACTACAGCGagttaaatatttaaatctAAGTCGAAATTCCATCGAGTTTTTCATTGCCGTTGAGGATAACCACATGTACAGTCTTGAAATTCTTGACCTTAGTCATAACAAACTACTTTATTTCCCAATTCTTCCAAAATTCAACCAACTGAAATACCTTTATTTAAATCATAATTTGTTGGGCACCTTAAATTCAGAGGCATCAATGGTGTTAGAGGCTAATTCGCTTTATAATGACGTCGTCAAACAGGGTGATCTTataattggaaaaaataatcTCCACTCAACCTGGAGACTGATGCCACTGAGCTACATTGATCTCAGCTATAACCACTTCACATCTTTCCCACTAGAAACGTTGAGCCTTCTCTCATCTTTGGAAGGGCTTGATTTCGGTTTTAACTGTGTGCAAAATCTTACATGGAATGTCCGGCATGACAGTGCATCTGAATACTATAGACAGCTTTATTTTCCCTCCTTAAAGTACCTGAACATGCAAAGCAATGGACTAGTATCTGTTTCACCACTCTTTTTCCAGGCACTCACACAAGTCGAGACAATAAATCTCCAAGACAACTCAGTGCAGCCTTGCGCTCCCGTGGGCCAAGTGCACAGCTCCTCATCACCACAGCAACTAAACTTGAACTCATCCTGTGTTGCTTTCGGAAAATTAAGAACTCTCAAACATCTAAGCCTTGAAGACAACAACATAAGGATTCTTCATGCAAATGCATTCCAGAAAAGCGCTTTGGTGTCTCTCAATTTAGCTAGAAATTCCCACATGGTTATGCAAGCTGGTGCACTGGAGGACATAAAGGAAACCCTCCAGTCGTTGACGATCAGTGAATTAAATATGACCAATTCCGAACTGTTCTTGCCCTGCATGCCAATGTTAATGCATCTGAATATATCCAACaataatttgaatgttttacCAAACAGTTTAAGTTGCTCTCCTCTGAGAGAATTCAACATAAGGAATAATGCCTTTGTGTCTTTCAACTACACTTTGATTCTAGCTATATCAGCACACCTTCGTGTTATGCATATTCATGGGAATTACTTTACCTGTTGTGACAGTCAGTGGCTGAGCACCCTCAATAATTCAAGGATTAAAATGCCTGACATCACTCACACTGAATGCTTTATTGGTGACAGCAGTATACTAATTAATGAGTATTTAAACAATTCGTCAGTGTACTGTTCACTTCACATAAAAGGGATTCACATTGGACAAATCATTATAGTTGTTCTGTTTGTAACTGTACTCATAACAGTGCTCACTATGGTCACTAGAAAAATTTGTTGTCTAAAAAAGTCATTCATAGTGTGA